Proteins from a single region of Lysinibacillus sp. JNUCC-52:
- a CDS encoding branched-chain amino acid ABC transporter permease encodes MEWIQQLVNGVSLGSIYALIALGYTMVYGIIKLINFAHGDVFMIGAFIGFYAIAKWELGFLPALLLAMAICAIFGVLIERIAYKRLRNATRIAALITAIGVSLLIEYTTIFFRGAQPAAYPEVIKNRTFDVFGVQISSTSILILSVAIVLMILLQFIVHKTKIGKAMRAVSHDADAARLMGINVDNTISATFAIGSALAGAAGVIFGVYYTKIDPLMGVIPGVKAFIAAVLGGIGIIPGAMVGGMLLGVVESMVSALGFSLWRDAAAFVILILILIFRPSGIFGKNAREKV; translated from the coding sequence ATGGAATGGATACAACAGCTTGTGAATGGTGTTTCACTAGGTAGTATCTACGCGTTAATAGCGTTAGGGTATACGATGGTATACGGTATTATTAAGCTTATTAACTTTGCCCACGGTGATGTTTTCATGATAGGGGCATTTATCGGCTTTTACGCAATTGCTAAGTGGGAGCTGGGCTTTTTACCAGCATTATTATTAGCAATGGCAATTTGTGCAATCTTCGGTGTGTTAATTGAACGTATTGCATATAAGCGATTACGAAATGCTACGCGTATCGCAGCGTTAATTACAGCAATTGGTGTGTCGCTATTAATTGAATATACGACAATCTTCTTCAGAGGCGCGCAGCCAGCAGCATACCCTGAAGTGATTAAAAATCGAACATTCGATGTATTCGGTGTTCAAATTAGCAGTACGTCTATTTTAATTTTATCTGTCGCTATCGTACTGATGATTTTATTACAGTTCATCGTACATAAAACGAAAATTGGGAAAGCGATGCGTGCGGTTTCCCATGATGCGGATGCAGCGCGCCTAATGGGCATTAACGTCGATAATACAATTTCAGCAACATTTGCAATTGGTTCTGCCTTAGCTGGTGCTGCGGGTGTTATCTTCGGTGTGTATTATACAAAAATTGACCCGTTAATGGGTGTTATTCCAGGGGTTAAAGCGTTCATCGCTGCCGTTCTTGGTGGTATTGGTATTATTCCAGGTGCAATGGTTGGCGGTATGTTACTAGGTGTCGTGGAATCAATGGTAAGTGCACTCGGCTTCTCTTTATGGCGCGATGCAGCGGCATTTGTCATTTTGATTTTAATCTTGATTTTCAGACCATCGGGTATCTTCGGTAAAAACGCCCGCGAGAAAGTGTAG
- a CDS encoding branched-chain amino acid ABC transporter permease: MKKSKVFWGYAVLALVIYVVVQALITTEVIDLYYKNMLITMCINIMLAVSLHIVIGVTGQFSIGHAGFLAVGAYISAIITTKLMLPFPLAILLGALAAAVAGLIVGIPTLRLKGDYLAIATLGFAEIIRIVFLNTDYVGGAAGMQVKYLSNWTYAFIGVVLTILVISNFTNSRHGRACISIREDEIAADAMGINTTYYKVVAFAIGSFFAGLAGAIFAHNFYIIQPTTFGFLKSFDILIYVVLGGLGSLSGSVIAAIFLTLISTYLANFPETRMIIYSLVLIIVMLYRPTGLMGTKEITDFFKFGKKGGTK, translated from the coding sequence ATGAAGAAGTCTAAAGTTTTCTGGGGCTACGCCGTATTAGCGCTAGTCATCTATGTAGTTGTTCAGGCTCTTATTACAACGGAAGTCATTGACTTATATTATAAAAATATGTTAATCACAATGTGTATTAACATAATGCTAGCTGTCAGCTTGCACATCGTTATCGGGGTTACTGGCCAATTCTCTATTGGGCATGCTGGTTTCCTTGCAGTTGGTGCTTATATTTCAGCTATTATTACAACAAAACTAATGCTTCCATTCCCGTTAGCCATTTTGTTAGGAGCACTTGCAGCAGCGGTAGCTGGTTTAATTGTAGGTATTCCAACACTACGATTAAAAGGGGATTATTTAGCCATTGCAACGCTTGGTTTTGCAGAAATAATTCGTATTGTGTTTTTAAATACGGATTATGTTGGTGGAGCAGCGGGGATGCAGGTTAAATATTTATCGAACTGGACATACGCTTTCATTGGTGTTGTTTTAACGATTTTAGTGATATCTAACTTTACTAATTCTCGTCATGGACGTGCTTGTATTTCCATTCGAGAAGATGAAATTGCTGCGGATGCCATGGGGATTAATACAACTTACTATAAAGTTGTAGCATTCGCGATTGGATCTTTCTTTGCTGGTCTTGCAGGGGCCATTTTTGCACATAACTTCTACATTATTCAGCCAACAACATTCGGTTTCTTAAAATCATTTGATATTTTAATATACGTTGTTCTTGGCGGCTTAGGTAGTCTTTCAGGTTCTGTTATCGCTGCGATATTCTTAACGTTAATATCAACATACCTAGCGAATTTCCCAGAAACACGAATGATTATTTACAGCTTAGTATTAATTATTGTTATGCTATATCGTCCAACTGGTTTAATGGGCACAAAAGAAATTACAGACTTCTTTAAGTTTGGTAAAAAGGGAGGTACAAAATAA
- a CDS encoding ABC transporter ATP-binding protein, giving the protein MTGNLLIKVENMGIQFGGLKAVQGVNMYLNQGELVGLIGPNGAGKTTSFNMLTGVYTPTEGTITFDGLKINGLAPYQVTQKGISRTFQNIRLFKELSVLDNVKVANHSLAKHSMWSSIFRLPSHFKGEEAMEKQSTEFLKIFGLDIYKDELAKNLPYGMQRRLEIARALAANPKLLLLDEPAAGMNPQETHDLMELIAFIRKEFGLTILLIEHDMSLVMGICERIYVLDHGQLIADGTPEEIRNNPKVIEAYLGEEVIS; this is encoded by the coding sequence ATGACTGGAAACCTTCTGATCAAAGTAGAAAATATGGGCATTCAATTCGGTGGTTTAAAGGCGGTACAGGGCGTTAATATGTACCTAAATCAAGGTGAATTAGTAGGCCTCATTGGACCAAATGGTGCTGGTAAAACAACAAGCTTTAACATGTTAACAGGGGTATATACACCAACTGAAGGTACGATTACCTTTGACGGCCTAAAGATCAATGGTCTTGCACCATATCAAGTAACACAAAAAGGTATAAGCCGTACGTTCCAAAATATCCGTCTATTTAAGGAATTATCTGTTTTGGACAATGTAAAAGTAGCGAACCATTCACTAGCTAAACATTCAATGTGGTCATCTATTTTTCGTTTACCGAGTCACTTTAAAGGTGAAGAAGCAATGGAAAAGCAATCCACGGAATTTTTAAAAATATTTGGCTTAGATATTTATAAGGATGAACTAGCAAAAAACTTACCTTATGGGATGCAGCGCCGTCTAGAAATTGCGCGTGCATTAGCTGCAAATCCAAAGCTATTATTACTAGATGAGCCAGCAGCAGGGATGAACCCGCAAGAGACACATGACTTAATGGAGTTAATAGCGTTTATTCGTAAAGAGTTTGGTTTAACGATTTTGCTTATTGAGCATGATATGAGCTTAGTAATGGGAATTTGTGAACGTATTTACGTACTGGATCACGGGCAATTAATCGCTGATGGGACACCAGAGGAAATTCGCAACAATCCAAAGGTAATTGAAGCTTACCTTGGTGAGGAGGTTATCAGCTAA
- a CDS encoding ABC transporter ATP-binding protein produces the protein MLKVQNIDVFYGNIQALKGVSLEVNEGEIVTLIGANGAGKSTLLKTLSGLQKPKGGIIEYEGFSIAGKAAQTIVKSGISHVPEGRRVFANMSVEENLELGAYLRNDKAGIKKDMDHVFELFPRLLERRKQQSGTLSGGEQQMLAMGRALMAKPKLLLMDEPSMGLAPLMVKNIFNIIEKVNKEGTTVLLVEQNANMALSVADRAYVLETGRIVLSGTAKELQESEQVKAAYLGGL, from the coding sequence ATGCTAAAAGTACAAAACATTGATGTATTCTACGGAAATATTCAAGCATTAAAGGGCGTCTCTTTAGAAGTAAACGAGGGAGAGATTGTAACATTAATTGGTGCAAATGGTGCTGGTAAAAGTACATTATTAAAAACCTTGTCAGGCTTACAAAAACCTAAAGGGGGCATTATCGAATATGAAGGCTTCTCGATTGCAGGTAAGGCTGCACAAACAATCGTAAAATCAGGTATTTCACATGTTCCTGAAGGTCGCCGTGTATTCGCTAATATGTCAGTAGAGGAAAATCTAGAGCTTGGGGCATATCTTCGTAACGATAAGGCGGGGATAAAGAAAGATATGGACCATGTCTTTGAGCTATTCCCTCGTCTACTGGAGCGCCGTAAGCAACAGTCTGGGACATTATCTGGTGGTGAGCAGCAAATGCTTGCAATGGGTCGTGCATTAATGGCAAAACCAAAGCTATTACTAATGGATGAGCCATCGATGGGGCTTGCGCCGCTTATGGTAAAAAATATTTTCAATATAATTGAAAAGGTCAATAAAGAAGGTACAACGGTATTGCTAGTAGAGCAAAATGCTAATATGGCATTATCGGTAGCTGACCGCGCTTATGTACTTGAAACAGGGCGTATTGTGTTATCAGGTACTGCGAAAGAATTGCAAGAAAGTGAACAAGTGAAAGCTGCTTATTTAGGCGGCTTGTAA
- a CDS encoding cupin domain-containing protein: MHYSAQYFIDKLGLDQHPEGGYYISSFRSTEEIAVRNVTRPIYTSIYFLLQSQDISHLHRLKSDELWYYHAGSPLTVHMIYPDGTYEAKKLGLNLEAGEVPQVAVPKDTIFGSSVDDANTFSLVGCMVAPGFDFEDFELFTQGELLADYPQHETVIRKMAYEKID, encoded by the coding sequence ATGCATTATTCTGCGCAATATTTTATTGATAAATTAGGGTTAGATCAACATCCCGAGGGAGGATACTATATTTCTTCGTTTCGATCAACAGAGGAGATAGCTGTAAGAAATGTAACAAGACCAATTTATACAAGCATTTATTTTTTATTACAATCTCAGGATATTTCACATTTACACCGTTTAAAATCAGATGAACTTTGGTATTATCACGCTGGTAGCCCATTAACTGTTCATATGATTTACCCTGATGGTACATATGAGGCGAAAAAGTTAGGGTTAAATTTAGAAGCAGGTGAGGTTCCTCAAGTGGCAGTGCCAAAAGATACGATTTTTGGATCTTCCGTTGATGATGCAAATACATTTAGTTTAGTAGGCTGTATGGTAGCACCAGGGTTTGATTTTGAGGACTTTGAGCTATTTACACAAGGTGAACTGTTAGCTGATTATCCGCAACATGAGACAGTTATTCGTAAAATGGCATACGAAAAGATTGACTAA